The DNA sequence CTCTTACTCCTAGAATTATTTAGCCTTTTATAGGCATTTTTATATATGTAATTATCTTACATATATGAATTTAAAATTGTATATTTCATGAAATAATAAGAGCACATATCTTTATATTTATCCGATACGAACTTTATGTATTTATTATATACTTTTTTTAGTTTTTTGATAATACTTTTCTGAAAAGTATTTTATTTAACAGGCATGTTTGTTATTTAACTAGCACAACTCTGCAATAATCTCATAAAAAAAGACACTCATATAGCTGTTGTCATCCTATACAAGTGTCATTTATTACATCTTTAATTTTTTGATATTTAAATCCCTGTCTCATAATAGAAGCTATTACTTTTTGCTTTTTTTCTGCTTCATCCAACTCAAAATAATTCTTTTTATCCAAAAGCTTTCTTATCATAGATACTTCGTCAATAGAAAATACTTCCAACGCATTTTCTATTATTTCTTTATCTATGCCCTTTTCCATTAATTTATACTTTAGCTTAAGCTTACTATATTTATCTTTATAAGTATTTATATATCGTTCAACATATCTTTCATCATCTATGTAACCGAACTTCTTAGCCTTATCTATTGCCTCTTTTATTGCCTCATCAGGATAGAATGAGAGCCTTAGTTTTCTGACTATATCTTTTTCTGATTTGAACGACCTTTCTAATATATGTAAAAGT is a window from the Lachnoanaerobaculum umeaense genome containing:
- a CDS encoding regulatory protein RecX, whose protein sequence is MIVREIIPINTKKSKIIFEDGDILALYNGEIRRMDITVGKEIDEEEYYINIYPVLKKRTFARLLHILERSFKSEKDIVRKLRLSFYPDEAIKEAIDKAKKFGYIDDERYVERYINTYKDKYSKLKLKYKLMEKGIDKEIIENALEVFSIDEVSMIRKLLDKKNYFELDEAEKKQKVIASIMRQGFKYQKIKDVINDTCIG